The genomic interval CGGCCGCGTCGTCGGCCGCGTCGAGGATGCGCTCCACCTCCGGATCGTCACCGATGCCCTCGTGCCCGGTCACCTTCACCCACGTGCTGCCGTGCTCGCCGATGGTGTCCAGCAACCACGCCACACTCGCCTCCACCCGCTCGCGGGTGTCGCCCGTGGGCACCACCATGTGATCGGGCCGCGGCAGCGTCACCATCCGCCGCACCACCGCCAGATACAGGTCACGCTTGTTGCCGAAATAGTGATTGATCAGCCCGCGCGCGACACCCGCACGCTGCGCCAGCTCCGCGGTCGACACGGCCGCGTACGGGCGCTCACCGAACATCTCGATCGCGCATTCCAGAATCTGCGCGCGCCGTTCGTCGGGCTCGAGCCGACGCCGCCGCGCCGACGGATCGGCGACGGTATCCACCGGCAGCGTGGTCTCGGAGCGACTGGTTTCAGAGTGAGCGGGCAATGAGATCCTTCATCACCTCGTTGGAACCGGCCAGGATGCGCAGCACCCGGGCACCCGTGTACAGCTGAGAGATCGGGTATTCCGTCATGTATCCATAGCCACCGAACAGTTGCAGACAGCGATCCACCACAATACCCAACTGGTCGGTGAGCCAGTATTTCGCCATGGCCGCGGTCGGGATGTCCAGCTCACCACGCAGATGCTTGACAATGGCATCGTCGAGGAACGTCCGGCCCACCGTTGCCAGCGTTTTGCACTCGGCCAGCTCGAATTTCGTGTTCTGCATCGCGAACAGCGGCTTGCCGAACGCCTCGCGCCCCTTGGTGTACTCGACCGTCAGATCGACGGCCTTCTCCATCATCGCCACCGCCATGATCGCGGTCACCAGCCGCTCCTGCGCCAGCAGCTGCATCATCTGATAGAAGCCCTGCCCCTCGGCCTCACCGAGCAGATTCGCCGCCGGAACCCGCAGCCCGTCGAAGAACAACTCCGCGGTGTCCTGCCCCTTGCCACCGATCTTCGACAGGATCCGGCCGCGCTCGAACCCCGGCGTGTCGTCCCCGACCTCCGCGAAGATCAGCGACACCCCCGCGGCGCCCTTCGTCGGATCGGTCTTGGCGGCGATGACGATGCCGTCGCACAGCCAGCCGTTGGAGATGAATATCTTCGACCCGGTGATGACGTACTCGTCGCCCTCGCGCACCGCCCGGGTCTTGATGTTCTGCAGATCCGAACCCGTGCCCGGCTCGGTCATCCCGATCGAGAGCACCATCTCCCCGCTGGCCGCCTTCGGCAGCACCCGCGCCTTGAGCTCCTCGGAACCGAACTGATGCAGATACGGCGCGATGATCGACGAATGCACCGGCATGCCCAGCGCGCCGTCACCCTGGAAGGTCTGCTCCTCGATGATGGCCGCCTCGTGCGCGAAAGTGCCTCCGCCGCCGCCGTATTCGGCCGGAATCGAGGCGCACAGCAGGCCCAGCTCACCGGCCCGGTGGTACAGCTCCCGATCGGGATGGCCCTGCGCGACGAACTTCTCCTCGTGCGGAACGACCTCCTTGGCGAAGAAGTCCTTCGCCAACTCGCGTACGGCCTCGACCTCGTCGTCGCTCCATGGGGCGCGCACCATCGTTGTTGCCCTTCGTCTCATGCCCGGCCGGCACCCACCGGCCCTCCGAGCACCAGCGTGGACGACTATTGGCGGAATGTCAACAACGCTCCCGGCGGGCCGTCACCCCGCCTCGTGCGCCTGATTGACCTCGGCCAGCGTCGTGAAGATCGGCGTCTCCGGATCCGCGGCGATCCCCTGCCGCCGCAGGAACCCATCGATCAACCCCCACACCAGCTCACTGGCCTCCACCACGAACTCCTCCGCCCCCTCCGCCGGCGGACCCTCCAGCCACAGATCCGTCGTCGCCACCACCACACCGATCACCGCGCGCGACAGATAATCGATCCCGCCCACCTCCACCGGCACCGCGTCGGCGATCGCCCGCGCCAGCTTGGTGAACCGGCGCGCGGCATCGCGGCCCAGATCGAACTGCAACACCGAACCGTCCCGCTCACCACCCGACCCCGGCGACACCGGCGCCTGCGCCAGGAACCGGAACACGTTGGGATGCTCCAGAATCCCCCGCGCGTAATCACCGAAAACCCGCCGCAACGCCGGCCGCGGCGGCTGCAACAGCAGCGTCATATCCTCCCCCGTCGCCGCGAACGCCGTCCGCGACATGCGCTCCGCCACGGCCGTGTACAGATCCGCCTTGTCCGCGAACTGCCGATACAACCGCGGCTTGGTGATCCCCGCCTCGCGCGCGATGCCGTCCATACTCGGCCGCGGACCCGTCCGATCGATCACCCGAATCGCCGCGTCGACGATCTCGTCGCGAGTCACGCGCGGCGAATGGGTATTACGGCTGGGACGGGGCACGACCGACTCGACTCCCTGGGGCAGTGGGCTCACAGCGAGACTACACGTACCGGCAGTACGAAAGCAGCCCACACCGACTGTGAACGTATACAGGGAAAACCAGGTACGCACCGTCCGCCAACCCAATATCCCCGTACCCTCGGTATCGTCGATCGTACCGGCGGTACGATCCAGCGGGACAGCCCGGCACTGCGAGGTAGACACGATGACCCACCTGCCCGACCCCGACCTGCTCCGGCCACGCCGGCGCACCGTGCGCAACGGCGACCTCGAACTCGCCGTCCACGAACGCGGCAACCCCAAGGCCGACACCCTCGTCCTCGTCCACGGCATCACCGACACCCACCGAATCTGGGACGACGTCGCCCGGATGCTCGCCGACAGCTTCCACGTCGTCACCTATGACGTCCGCGGCCACGGCCGCTCCGCCAAACCCCCTCGCGCCCAGGACTATCGGCTCACCGACCTGACCGACGACCTCTACGCCGTACTCGACGCCGTCAGCCCCGGCCGCCCCGCACACGCCGCCGGCCACGGCTGGGGCGCCTTCCAACTGTGGGCCGCGCTCGGCGACCCCCGCGCCAACACCCGCATCGCCTCCGGCACCGCCCTGTGCGCCCCCGACCTCGGCCGCCTCGCACTGGCCCTACGCCACCCCCGCCTGCCCGACGCACCCTGGTGGAAGCTTCCCGGACTCGGCTGGCTCGTCCTCGGCCGCCGCCTACTGGGCCGCCCGCGCGTGCGCGCCCGGCTCGTCCACGGCACACCCCCGCTCGCACGCACGTGGGCCACCGACCTGCTCGCCGGGGCCCGCATCGTGCACGCCAACCTCCTCCACCACCTACGCCACCCTGCCGAAACCCACACCGCCGTACCGGTCCAGTTGATCGTCGACCGCGCCGACGCCCTCGCCCTGCCCGCCGCCGCCGACCACGTCCGCCGCGGCGCCGACCGGCTGTGGTGCTACCGGCTGCCCGCCGACCACTGGCTGCCCATCACCGAACCACTGCTGGTCGGCGAGGCGATCGCCAACTTCATCGACGACCTCCGCGCCGACAACGCCCCCATCGAATACTCGCCGCGATAGCCGAACCTCGGCCACCGAGATCGGCCGCGGGCCCACGATGCGACAATGAGACGCCACCTCACCAGCGCACGAAGGACAGACCCGCACCACGATGGCCCACAACGACCCGACGACCCGCACGGCATCGCCGGAGCCCGCCATCGACCCGGCGGACCTCGCCGCCTGCCTCCGCGTACTCGACCAGGCCGCGCAACTCGACAAAGAGCACCCCGACTCGGTAGCCGTGCAGCACGCCGTCGGGCACATGTTCAAAAAGCTCAAGCAGCGCCGCCGCGTCGCCGCCCGCGACGCCAAGTCCGCCGCCGACCGTGCCGTGGTGGCCGCCACCGCCACCGGCTCACCCCACCGCATCGACGACGAGACCGCCGGAATCCCGTTGTCCCCCAACAGCACCGGGACCACTGCGGGCACCCTCGTCCGCCCCCGGCCGTGCTACATCTGCAAACAGCGATACACCCGCGTCGACACCTTCTACCACCAGCTGTGCCCCGACTGCGCCGCCCGCAGCCACGCCAAGCGCGACGCCCGCACGGACCTGCGCGGCCGCCGCGCGCTGCTCACCGGCGGCCGCGCCAAGATAGGCATGTACATCGCGCTGCGGCTGCTGCGCGACGGCGCCCACACCACCATCACCACCCGTTTCCCCAACGACGCCGTCCGCCGCTTCAAAGCCCAGCCCGACAGCGCCGACTGGATCCACCGCCTCCGCGTCGTCGGCATCGATCTCCGCGACCCCGCTCAGGTGGTGGCGCTGGCCGACGACGTCGCGGCACAAGGGCCCCTCGATATCCTGATCAACAACGCCGCGCAGACCGTCCGCCGCTCACCCGGCGCCTACAGCGCGCTCGCCGAGGCCGAGAACGGCCCGCTGCCCGCCGGCGAACTGCCCGACACGGTCAGCTTCGGCAAGACCATGCAGGCCCACCCCACGGCGCTCACCGCATCGCTGGCCCCCGCGCTCTCGGCCGCCGACGTCACCGACCTCGCCCTCGTCGCGGGTTCGGCCACACCCGAACGCATTTCGCGCGGCGTCGCCATCGACGCCGGCGGCCTGGTACCCGACCTCGCGCACACCAACAGCTGGGTGCAGACCGTCGCCGAAGTCGACGCCACCGAACTGCTCGAGGTGCAGCTGTGCAACTCGGTCGCACCGTTCGTGCTCGTTTCGCGCCTGCGCCCCGCGATGGCCGCCGCGTCCGCCCGCCGCAAGTACGTCGTCAACGTCTCCGCCATGGAAGGCGTGTTCAGCCGCGCCTACAAGGGACCCGGCCACCCGCACACCAATATGGCCAAGGCCGCGCTCAACATGCTCACCCGCACCAGCGCCCGCGAAATGTTCGAAGCCGACCGCATTCTCATGACCGCCGTCGACACGGGCTGGATCACCGACGAACGCCCGCACTACACCAAGCTCCGCCTGGCCGAGGAAGGATTCCACGCGCCCCTCGACCTGGTCGACGGCGCCGCGCGCGTCTACGACCCCATCGTCCGAGGCGAGCAGGGCGTCGACCTGTACGGCTGCTTCCTCAAGGACTACGAGCCGTCCAACTGGTGAGGCCCGGCGAATCCGCCGTTCCACCTGAGGTTCTCGTCCTCGTTGCTGCTTTGGAGTGAGGTTGTGTGTTCTGCGGTTGATGTTTGGGTTGAATTTACATGCTTAAATTCGCATAGGTCGATAGCGGTATCTTTATACCGGCTTGCTCACTGCGATCCGCCTGCCAAGCCTTCGCCCGCCCGAACGCCTTGTTACACAGTCATATTGGTTGACCGCGCCGGACCTTAGGGCTGGGCGACGCCCCCCGAGGAGCATCTCGGATGCCGTCACTGCTGCCGCTCCCCCATCGAAGTTCGAGCATCTCGCATCCACTCGACAAACCTTTTACATGCCAGAATTCGCATATCGGTATATAGGTATCGGCAATGCATCCTCGTTCTTCGCCGTTAGGCTGCCCCGGTGATCGAGGCTGTCGTTTTTCGATGTCGGAGAGACCCTGGTCGATGAGACTCGACGGTATGAGCAATGGGCGGATTGGATCGGAGTCCCCCGGCTGACGTTCATGGGCGTGCTCGGTGGAGTGATCGCTGCCGGACGGGATTACTCCGAGGTTTTCGAGGTGTTCCGGCCCGGGTTCGATCTGGATCGCGAGCGTGAGTCGCTCACTGCCGCGCACGGGCCGGGGATCACCGAGGGTGATCTCTATTCCGAAGTGCGGCAAGCGCTTTCGGACCTGCGCCGCCTCGCGGTCTGGGTAGGGATCGTCGGGAACCGCGACTCCCCCGAAGTCGCGCTCGCCGACTCCCGAATTCGGTCGCTGGACGAGTTGCCGGGGTTGGTGGCCGCGGAGAATCGCTGAGCCGGAAGGTGGGTGGGCGCGAACTCGGTGGGCATCCGGGTCACGTCCTTCTAAGCTGAATGTGTGATGTACCGGCTGCTGGCAGACGTCACCGCGGGCGTGCACTACTTGTTCGTCGTCTACCTGGTGACGGGCGGGTTCCTCACGTGGCGGTGGCGCTGGACCATCTGGACGCATCTGGCGGCCGTCGGCTGGGGGTTCAGCACGGTGCTCTTCGGGGTCGACTGCCCGCTCACCCATCTGGAGAACTGGGCTCGGCACCGGGGCGGTGCCGCCGGACTGCCGCCGGGCGGGTTCATCGACCACTACATCACCGGAGTCCTGTATCCGCGAGACGCGCTGGATCTGGTGCGGGTGCTGGTGGTGATCGTGGTGGCGATGTCGTGGGCCGGGCTGTGGTGGTTGTCGCGGCGACGGGACTATCTCACGCCGATTCCGCCCTCGCCGCAGTAGCCGGCCGCGCCGTCAGGGCAGGCGCGCGGCGATGTAGTCGGCCACCTCGGCAACCTTTTCGTCCAGGTAGAAGTGCCGGCCGGGGAAGGTCGCCAGCTCGAACTCGCCGGTGGTGTGGTCGCGCCACTGCCCGGCCTGCTCGGGGGTGACGGTGGGGTCGGCGTCGCCGAGCAGCGCGGAGATGGTGCAGCGCAACGGTTCTCCGGGTGCGAGCGCGTAGGTCTCGACCGCCCGGTAATCGTTGCGGACGGCGGGCAGTACGAGGTCGGCCAGTCCGGGCTCGGTGCGTAGCACGGCCACCGAGGCGGGGTCGTTGGCGAGCCGCTCCAGTTCCGCGATCAGGTCCGCGTCGGGCGCATCGTGCAGGCGGCCGGGGTACGGCGCCGACGGGGCGATGCGGCCCGAGACGAACAGGCGGGTCAGGTCGCGGCCCGCGGCCTCCAGGCGGCGGGCGGTCTCGAACGCGACGGTGGCGCCCATGCTGTGCCCGAACAGCGCGAGCCCGGCGGGCTGCGCGAGGGTCGTCAACTCGCGGGCCACCTCGGCGGCCATCGCGCCGATATCGTCGACCATCGGCTCACCGAGGCGGTCCTGTCGCCCCGGGTACTGCACGGCGACGACGGTGATGCCGTCCATTCGTTGCGCGAGCGGACGGAACGCACTCGCCGAACCGCCGCCCGGCGGGAAGCACACCAGCACCGCGCGCGGCCGCGCCTCCGTCCGGAACTCCCGCAACCAGGTGCCGCTGCCGTCTACCGCCACGTCGCCTCCTTCGAACGCCTACCGTGGATTCGGCACGAGCATCCAGTTCGAGCATCGCACAGCGCCGACGCCCGGCTGCCATCCCCCGATGCGCACCTTGCACAGCGTGCATTCACGCACACGTCGCAGCGGCAGCCGATGTCATTTTCCGCGCAACGCCCGCACCGCGAGTTCCACGTCCTCGCCGTGCAGCAGGTCACCGGCGGGAGCGAGCAGCGCCAGCATGGCGTAGCCCTGGAACAGCACGAAATAGAGCTTGGCGACCGCGCGCGCCTCCTTCGCCGACAACTCCGGGTGCAGCTCGCGCAATACCGCACCCAGGTCGGCATACGCGCCCTCGGTGGCGTCGGACAGGTACGCCTGCAGCTCCTCCGAGCGCGCGATGCGGAGCCCGTTCTCCAGGCTCAGCAGCAGCTGCTCGTGGTTGTTCTGGACGACGTCGAGCATGCCGTTCCACGTCGGCTCGATCGCCTCCCACAGCGACCGCCCCTCCCCCGCGTCGCGGATCGCGGCCTCCATGCCGTCACCGATATCGGTGCCGATCGACTCGGTGATCGCCTCGGACACCAGCCTGTCCTTCGAGCCGAAGTGGTAACCGATGGCCGCCAGGCTGACACCGGCGGCCGCCGCGATATCGCGCGCCGTCACCTTGGCGAGTCCCCGCTCGAGGATCGCCTTGCGAGCACCTGCCAGCAGATCTTCCCGGTTTCCCATGCAGCCCACCCTACCAGCGTCTTAGACGTTTGTTCTAGACATCCGTGCCAACCTGTGTTAGACATTTGTCTAAGACATTCGAACCAAAGAACAGGAAACATCGTGACTGCCTCCGCACCCCTCCCCCACGTCCTCGTCTCCGGCGGCGGCATCGCCGGCAATGCCGTTGCGCTGCAACTGCTCCGGGCCGGCGCCCGGGTCACCGTCCTCGAGCGCGCCGACGCTCCCCGGCCCGGCGGGCAGGCCGTGGATCTGCGCGGGCCCAGCCGGGAGGTCGCCGAGCGGATGGGGCTGATGCCGGGCATTCGCAAGTACCAGCTGCAGGAGTTGGGCATGGCCTACGTCGACGCCCGGGGCCGCGAGTTCGCGACCATGCCGATGGAGATGTTCGACGGCAAGGGACCGGTCGCCGAAATCGAGATCACCCGCGGGGACCTCAATCAGGTGCTGCTGGACGAGGTCACGGGCGCGGGCGGCGAACTGGACTATCGCTACGGCGACTGGATCGAGGCCCTGCGCCAGGACGACACCGGTGTGGAGGTCACCTGCGCGTCCGGCCGCACCGGACGATTCGATCTCGTCGTCGGCGCGGACGGCGTGCATTCGGCCACCCGGCGGCTGGCGTTCGGACCGGAGGAGCGGTTCGCGACGTTCCTCGGCGGGTACGGGGCGTTCTTCACCATCCCGACCCCGCCGGACGTGCGGCCGGGCTGGTTCGCGATGTATCGGATGCGCAGCGTGGCCCTCGGCATCCGGCCCGATGGTGATCCGAGCACGGCCAAGGCCATGATCACGGTGCGTATGGACGCGAATCCGGCACTGCGCCGGGATGTTTCCGCGCAGCACCGGTTGATCCGCGACATGCTGGCGGGGGGTGGGTGGCACGCGCCGCTCGTGCTGGAGGCGATGCGAACGACCCCGGACTTCTACTTCGACGAACTCGCGCGCATCGATATGCCGACACTGTCGGCCGGTCGGGTGACCTTGGCCGGAGACGCGGGCTACTGCGGCTCCCCCATGACGGGCATGGGCACCGCGATGGCGCTGGTCGGCGCCTACATCCTGGCCGGGGAAATCGCCTCGACCCCCGATGATCTCCCCGCCGCGCTGGCCCGGTACGAGGAGAAGGTGACGCCGTTCCTGGCCGAGGCCAAACAGATGCCCGGTGGCGGGATCAAGATGATGTTGCCGCATACGCGGATCGGCGCGGCGCTCTCGCGCACCTCCGCGCGGGTCATGATGTCGCGGCCGCTGCGGCCGGTGATGATGAAGGCGTTCTTCTCCGACACCGACAGCTACGAACTGCCCACGTACTGACGGCCCACACCGCTCGCTAGGCTCGACTCGTGCGGCAGAAGATCATGATGGATGTCGATACCGGCATCGACGACGCGCTGGCCCTGCTGTACCTGCTCGCCAGCCCGGAGGCCGAGATCACCGGTATCGCCGCCACCGCGGGGAACGTGGCCACCGCTCAGGTGGCCGCGAACAACCTGGCGTTGCTGGAGCTGTGCCGCGCCCCCGACATCGAAGTCGCGGCGGGCGCGGCCGGGCCGCTCGCGATCGCGCTGCGCACCACCGAGGACACCCACGGCCCGCAAGGCGTCGGATACGCGCGGTTCCCACCGCCCACCCGGCAGCTGTCATCGCGGTCGGCGGCCGAACTGTGGGTCGACACCGCCCGTGCGCATCCCGGCGAGGTCGTCGGGCTGTGCACGGGACCGCTCACCAATCTGGCGCTGGCCCTGCGGCTCGAGCCCGAACTTCCCCGGCTGCTGCGGCGCCTGGTCGTGATGGGTGGCGCGTTCGGGCATCCCGGCAACACCACGCCCACGAACGAGTGGAACGTGCACGTCGATCCCGAGGCCTGGCAGGAGGTGTTCGCCGCCTTCGCGGCGGCGCCGGCCGATCGGCGGCCCCTGGTCTGCGGGCTCGACGTCACCGAGACCATCGAGATGCACCCGGACCATCTGGCGCGGCTGGCCGAACGGGCGCACAGCCTGCCGGTGGAACTCCTCAGCGAGAACGACCCGCCCGGTGCGGTGTCCAAGGCGGGTAACGCGATCGTCCGGTTCGTCACCGACGCCGTGCGGTTCTATTTCGAGTTCCACCACGCCTACGGCCAGGGATATATCGCGCACATGCACGATCCGTTCGCCGCCGCGGTCGCGCTCGACCCGGCGCTCGCCCGCACCCGGCCCGCCACCGTCGACGTCGAGCTGACCGGGACCCTCACCCGCGGGGCCACCATCGCGGACTGGACGGGGATGTGGGGCCGAGAACCCAACGCCGACATCGTGATCGGGACCGACCCGGAGGCGTTCTTCGACCGGTTGATCGCCCGCGTCGGTGACTTCGCCCGCGCGTCCGGCACGCGGGCGTAAGTGGACAGATGAGCACCGAGGGCAACGCCTGGGCCCGGATGCCAACGCCGTTCGGATGTTCGGGCTCGGCTAGGCTTGCGGCCGCGCCAGCCGGGTGGGCTGTACCCGGCCGCGCAGTACCACCGATTCGCCGGTGTGCCACCGGTCCTGCTCGGCCGCGGCGGCGGCCTCGACGGTGACCGCGGCGGCGAGTACCCGGCCCGGCTCCTGCTTGGCCAGCTCGCACAGCCGCGCCGCCTCGTTGACGGCGTCGCCGATCACGGTGAACTCGTACCGGCGCCGCGCGCCCACGTTGCCCGCCACCACGCGGCCCGACGACACTCCGATCGCGGCGTCGAATTCTCGCGCGCTCTCGGACAATCGGCGGCGGATGGCGCGGGCCGCGGCGAGCGCTGCGCCCGCGTGGTCGGTCAGCGGGGCGGGGGCGCCGAAGACCGCGAGCGCGGCGTCG from Nocardia wallacei carries:
- a CDS encoding TetR/AcrR family transcriptional regulator, whose product is MPAHSETSRSETTLPVDTVADPSARRRRLEPDERRAQILECAIEMFGERPYAAVSTAELAQRAGVARGLINHYFGNKRDLYLAVVRRMVTLPRPDHMVVPTGDTRERVEASVAWLLDTIGEHGSTWVKVTGHEGIGDDPEVERILDAADDAAADRLLHMVGLAGSKRSAELRALVRAYGGLVKAAGREWITRGSLSREQVHHLLADMLLTLVTRSFPKIEDQG
- a CDS encoding acyl-CoA dehydrogenase family protein; protein product: MVRAPWSDDEVEAVRELAKDFFAKEVVPHEEKFVAQGHPDRELYHRAGELGLLCASIPAEYGGGGGTFAHEAAIIEEQTFQGDGALGMPVHSSIIAPYLHQFGSEELKARVLPKAASGEMVLSIGMTEPGTGSDLQNIKTRAVREGDEYVITGSKIFISNGWLCDGIVIAAKTDPTKGAAGVSLIFAEVGDDTPGFERGRILSKIGGKGQDTAELFFDGLRVPAANLLGEAEGQGFYQMMQLLAQERLVTAIMAVAMMEKAVDLTVEYTKGREAFGKPLFAMQNTKFELAECKTLATVGRTFLDDAIVKHLRGELDIPTAAMAKYWLTDQLGIVVDRCLQLFGGYGYMTEYPISQLYTGARVLRILAGSNEVMKDLIARSL
- a CDS encoding TetR/AcrR family transcriptional regulator, with amino-acid sequence MTRDEIVDAAIRVIDRTGPRPSMDGIAREAGITKPRLYRQFADKADLYTAVAERMSRTAFAATGEDMTLLLQPPRPALRRVFGDYARGILEHPNVFRFLAQAPVSPGSGGERDGSVLQFDLGRDAARRFTKLARAIADAVPVEVGGIDYLSRAVIGVVVATTDLWLEGPPAEGAEEFVVEASELVWGLIDGFLRRQGIAADPETPIFTTLAEVNQAHEAG
- a CDS encoding alpha/beta fold hydrolase, translated to MTHLPDPDLLRPRRRTVRNGDLELAVHERGNPKADTLVLVHGITDTHRIWDDVARMLADSFHVVTYDVRGHGRSAKPPRAQDYRLTDLTDDLYAVLDAVSPGRPAHAAGHGWGAFQLWAALGDPRANTRIASGTALCAPDLGRLALALRHPRLPDAPWWKLPGLGWLVLGRRLLGRPRVRARLVHGTPPLARTWATDLLAGARIVHANLLHHLRHPAETHTAVPVQLIVDRADALALPAAADHVRRGADRLWCYRLPADHWLPITEPLLVGEAIANFIDDLRADNAPIEYSPR
- a CDS encoding SDR family NAD(P)-dependent oxidoreductase; this encodes MAHNDPTTRTASPEPAIDPADLAACLRVLDQAAQLDKEHPDSVAVQHAVGHMFKKLKQRRRVAARDAKSAADRAVVAATATGSPHRIDDETAGIPLSPNSTGTTAGTLVRPRPCYICKQRYTRVDTFYHQLCPDCAARSHAKRDARTDLRGRRALLTGGRAKIGMYIALRLLRDGAHTTITTRFPNDAVRRFKAQPDSADWIHRLRVVGIDLRDPAQVVALADDVAAQGPLDILINNAAQTVRRSPGAYSALAEAENGPLPAGELPDTVSFGKTMQAHPTALTASLAPALSAADVTDLALVAGSATPERISRGVAIDAGGLVPDLAHTNSWVQTVAEVDATELLEVQLCNSVAPFVLVSRLRPAMAAASARRKYVVNVSAMEGVFSRAYKGPGHPHTNMAKAALNMLTRTSAREMFEADRILMTAVDTGWITDERPHYTKLRLAEEGFHAPLDLVDGAARVYDPIVRGEQGVDLYGCFLKDYEPSNW
- a CDS encoding DUF2784 domain-containing protein, which gives rise to MMYRLLADVTAGVHYLFVVYLVTGGFLTWRWRWTIWTHLAAVGWGFSTVLFGVDCPLTHLENWARHRGGAAGLPPGGFIDHYITGVLYPRDALDLVRVLVVIVVAMSWAGLWWLSRRRDYLTPIPPSPQ
- a CDS encoding thioesterase II family protein, yielding MAVDGSGTWLREFRTEARPRAVLVCFPPGGGSASAFRPLAQRMDGITVVAVQYPGRQDRLGEPMVDDIGAMAAEVARELTTLAQPAGLALFGHSMGATVAFETARRLEAAGRDLTRLFVSGRIAPSAPYPGRLHDAPDADLIAELERLANDPASVAVLRTEPGLADLVLPAVRNDYRAVETYALAPGEPLRCTISALLGDADPTVTPEQAGQWRDHTTGEFELATFPGRHFYLDEKVAEVADYIAARLP
- a CDS encoding TetR family transcriptional regulator: MGNREDLLAGARKAILERGLAKVTARDIAAAAGVSLAAIGYHFGSKDRLVSEAITESIGTDIGDGMEAAIRDAGEGRSLWEAIEPTWNGMLDVVQNNHEQLLLSLENGLRIARSEELQAYLSDATEGAYADLGAVLRELHPELSAKEARAVAKLYFVLFQGYAMLALLAPAGDLLHGEDVELAVRALRGK
- a CDS encoding FAD-dependent monooxygenase — its product is MTASAPLPHVLVSGGGIAGNAVALQLLRAGARVTVLERADAPRPGGQAVDLRGPSREVAERMGLMPGIRKYQLQELGMAYVDARGREFATMPMEMFDGKGPVAEIEITRGDLNQVLLDEVTGAGGELDYRYGDWIEALRQDDTGVEVTCASGRTGRFDLVVGADGVHSATRRLAFGPEERFATFLGGYGAFFTIPTPPDVRPGWFAMYRMRSVALGIRPDGDPSTAKAMITVRMDANPALRRDVSAQHRLIRDMLAGGGWHAPLVLEAMRTTPDFYFDELARIDMPTLSAGRVTLAGDAGYCGSPMTGMGTAMALVGAYILAGEIASTPDDLPAALARYEEKVTPFLAEAKQMPGGGIKMMLPHTRIGAALSRTSARVMMSRPLRPVMMKAFFSDTDSYELPTY
- a CDS encoding nucleoside hydrolase produces the protein MMDVDTGIDDALALLYLLASPEAEITGIAATAGNVATAQVAANNLALLELCRAPDIEVAAGAAGPLAIALRTTEDTHGPQGVGYARFPPPTRQLSSRSAAELWVDTARAHPGEVVGLCTGPLTNLALALRLEPELPRLLRRLVVMGGAFGHPGNTTPTNEWNVHVDPEAWQEVFAAFAAAPADRRPLVCGLDVTETIEMHPDHLARLAERAHSLPVELLSENDPPGAVSKAGNAIVRFVTDAVRFYFEFHHAYGQGYIAHMHDPFAAAVALDPALARTRPATVDVELTGTLTRGATIADWTGMWGREPNADIVIGTDPEAFFDRLIARVGDFARASGTRA